One region of Manduca sexta isolate Smith_Timp_Sample1 chromosome 25, JHU_Msex_v1.0, whole genome shotgun sequence genomic DNA includes:
- the LOC115443793 gene encoding lipoyltransferase 1, mitochondrial isoform X1: MAQAMMKKVVASSACLVVALTRRVSSRSLATTSVVSAKKDRELPPEGEVTKSVFMSQSTDIYTNLALEDWMYRNMDFSNHHVMMVWRNEPCVVIGRHQNPWLEANVPLLSEKDIALARRNSGGGTVYHDRGNLNVTFFTPRERYDRKYNLELIKRALFREFGVKSVINERQDIVVRDKYKVSGTAAKLGRLTGYHHCTLLVNANKAHLSKALAKREHGIQTNATASTRSEVANLAELNNRLSVESLQTALGYEYLRTPALHLEDGGQNLISKQRGFQFVNPTDDWFPGLAELRNELQSWDWCYGRTPAFTVSRSFPVPVELLAPSKVYSSTQELVISMNVEKGLIDDVTLNIPPGLVESGFHGEASVITHLKGKKFTSEALSALQEAMLTRRVAGDVKQLDDKEQFVAKCFDQVVNTM; encoded by the exons atgGCCCAGGCAATGATGAAGAAGGTTGTCGCCAGCAGTGCTTGTTTAGTGGTAGCTCTTACAAGAAGAGTGAGCTCCAGGAGCCTTGCCACCACTAGTGTGGTCTCGGCAAAGAAAGACCGTGAGCTGCCACCAGAGGGGGAGGTTACAAAATCGGTCTTTATGTCTCAATCTACTGACATTTACACCAATCTGGCTCTTGAGGACTGGATGTACCGCAATATGGATTTCTCTAACCATCATGTCATGATGGTGTGGCGTAATGAGCCTTGCGTTGTGATTGGAAGACATCAGAATCCATGGTTGGAAGCTAATGTTCCCTTGCTATCTGAAAAGGATATTGCTTTAGCTCGCCGCAACAGTGGAGGTGGCACTGTCTACCATGACCGTGGCAATTTAAATGTTACTTTCTTCACACCACGTGAGAGATATGACAGAAAGTACAACTTGGAGCTAATCAAGAGAGCCCTGTTCAGAGAATTTGGTGTCAAATCAGTCATAAACGAACGCCAGGATATTGTTGTCAGAGATAAATATAAG GTATCTGGGACAGCTGCTAAATTGGGTCGCCTTACTGGCTATCATCATTGCACGCTTCTAGTCAACGCCAACAAGGCACATCTCAGCAAGGCTCTTGCAAAACGGGAG catGGCATACAGACTAACGCGACTGCCTCGACGCGGTCGGAGGTGGCCAACCTCGCCGAGCTGAACAACCGGCTCTCGGTGGAGAGTCTGCAGACCGCGCTCGGCTACGAGTATCTCCGCACGCCCGCCTTGCACCTGGAAGATGGTGGTCAGAACCTGATCTCAAAACAACGCGGCTTCCAGTTCGTGAACCCCACAGACGATTGGTTTCCAG GCCTTGCAGAGTTGCGAAATGAGCTCCAGAGTTGGGACTGGTGTTATGGTAGGACACCGGCTTTCACCGTCAGCCGCTCGTTCCCGGTGCCTGTGGAGTTGCTCGCCCCGTCCAAAGTGTACTCCTCTACGCAGGAGCTCGTCATCAGCATGAATGTGGAGAAAGGCCTGATCGACGACGTGACCCTGAACATTCCCCCAGGCTTGGTGGAGTCGGGCTTCCACGGCGAGGCGTCAGTCATCACGCATCTCAAAGGAAAGAAGTTCACCTCTGAGGCGCTCAGCGCGTTACAAGAAGCGATGTTGACGCGCCGCGTCGCCGGCGACGTCAAACAACTGGACGATAAGGAACAATTCGTCGCGAAATGTTTCGATCAAGTTGTTAATACTATGTAA
- the LOC115443793 gene encoding lipoyltransferase 1, mitochondrial isoform X2, whose protein sequence is MAQAMMKKVVASSACLVVALTRRVSSRSLATTSVVSAKKDRELPPEGEVTKSVFMSQSTDIYTNLALEDWMYRNMDFSNHHVMMVWRNEPCVVIGRHQNPWLEANVPLLSEKDIALARRNSGGGTVYHDRGNLNVTFFTPRERYDRKYNLELIKRALFREFGVKSVINERQDIVVRDKYKVSGTAAKLGRLTGYHHCTLLVNANKAHLSKALAKRETNATASTRSEVANLAELNNRLSVESLQTALGYEYLRTPALHLEDGGQNLISKQRGFQFVNPTDDWFPGLAELRNELQSWDWCYGRTPAFTVSRSFPVPVELLAPSKVYSSTQELVISMNVEKGLIDDVTLNIPPGLVESGFHGEASVITHLKGKKFTSEALSALQEAMLTRRVAGDVKQLDDKEQFVAKCFDQVVNTM, encoded by the exons atgGCCCAGGCAATGATGAAGAAGGTTGTCGCCAGCAGTGCTTGTTTAGTGGTAGCTCTTACAAGAAGAGTGAGCTCCAGGAGCCTTGCCACCACTAGTGTGGTCTCGGCAAAGAAAGACCGTGAGCTGCCACCAGAGGGGGAGGTTACAAAATCGGTCTTTATGTCTCAATCTACTGACATTTACACCAATCTGGCTCTTGAGGACTGGATGTACCGCAATATGGATTTCTCTAACCATCATGTCATGATGGTGTGGCGTAATGAGCCTTGCGTTGTGATTGGAAGACATCAGAATCCATGGTTGGAAGCTAATGTTCCCTTGCTATCTGAAAAGGATATTGCTTTAGCTCGCCGCAACAGTGGAGGTGGCACTGTCTACCATGACCGTGGCAATTTAAATGTTACTTTCTTCACACCACGTGAGAGATATGACAGAAAGTACAACTTGGAGCTAATCAAGAGAGCCCTGTTCAGAGAATTTGGTGTCAAATCAGTCATAAACGAACGCCAGGATATTGTTGTCAGAGATAAATATAAG GTATCTGGGACAGCTGCTAAATTGGGTCGCCTTACTGGCTATCATCATTGCACGCTTCTAGTCAACGCCAACAAGGCACATCTCAGCAAGGCTCTTGCAAAACGGGAG ACTAACGCGACTGCCTCGACGCGGTCGGAGGTGGCCAACCTCGCCGAGCTGAACAACCGGCTCTCGGTGGAGAGTCTGCAGACCGCGCTCGGCTACGAGTATCTCCGCACGCCCGCCTTGCACCTGGAAGATGGTGGTCAGAACCTGATCTCAAAACAACGCGGCTTCCAGTTCGTGAACCCCACAGACGATTGGTTTCCAG GCCTTGCAGAGTTGCGAAATGAGCTCCAGAGTTGGGACTGGTGTTATGGTAGGACACCGGCTTTCACCGTCAGCCGCTCGTTCCCGGTGCCTGTGGAGTTGCTCGCCCCGTCCAAAGTGTACTCCTCTACGCAGGAGCTCGTCATCAGCATGAATGTGGAGAAAGGCCTGATCGACGACGTGACCCTGAACATTCCCCCAGGCTTGGTGGAGTCGGGCTTCCACGGCGAGGCGTCAGTCATCACGCATCTCAAAGGAAAGAAGTTCACCTCTGAGGCGCTCAGCGCGTTACAAGAAGCGATGTTGACGCGCCGCGTCGCCGGCGACGTCAAACAACTGGACGATAAGGAACAATTCGTCGCGAAATGTTTCGATCAAGTTGTTAATACTATGTAA
- the LOC119190629 gene encoding uncharacterized protein LOC119190629: protein MSSYLTFHDFSIHLMNRSLNVSFYTTSFISTKILLIGNQRAKWEYIERLYKVDGFGGRARSTKLTEKHINPTSYDKMKVKFAAQVFSRQVATSLEIQMKSLLSLKDHDYISLNKDIGNGLFTAEILLL from the exons ATGAGCAGCTATCTCACTTTTCACgatttttccatacatttaatgAATCGTTCCTTAAATGTCTCCTTCTACACAACGTCCTTTATTAGT ACAAAAATCCTACTCATTGGCAACCAAAGGGCAAAGTGGGAGTATATTGAGAGACTTTATAAAGTGGATGGTTTTGGTGGCAGAGCAAGAAGCACCAAACTTACTGAGAAGCACATAAATCCAACTTCATATGacaaaatgaag gtCAAATTTGCAGCCCAAGTTTTTAGCCGGCAAGTGGCTACATCACTAGAAATCCAGATGAAGTCTCTGCTATCTCTCAAGGATCATgattacataagtttaaataaagACATTGGAAATGGTTTGTTCACAGCAGAAattcttcttttataa